One region of Quercus lobata isolate SW786 chromosome 2, ValleyOak3.0 Primary Assembly, whole genome shotgun sequence genomic DNA includes:
- the LOC115977055 gene encoding signal peptidase complex catalytic subunit SEC11A-like, translated as MIFIFHIFLHTHPSEEAKKKKKMEWIREGVDSIKSIQLRQTLSQAVNLGLILTSALIIWKGLICITGSESPVVVVLSESMEPGFQRGDILFLHMSKDPLRAGEIVVFNVDGRDIPIVHRVIKVHERQDTGEVYILTKGDNNPKDDRVLYAQGQRWVQRYHVMGRAVGFLPYVGWMTIIMTEKPIIKYIIIGALGLLVITSKD; from the exons ATGATTTTcatatttcatatatttttacatacacACCCATCAgaagaagcaaagaaaaaaaagaaaatggaatggATCAGAGAGGGCGTGGACTCTATCAAATCCATTCAACTCAGACAAACTCTCTCTCAGGCTGTCAATCTTG GCTTAATACTTACATCAGCTCTCATTATATGGAAAGGACTAATATGTATAACTGGTAGTGAATCACCTGTTGTAGTTGTGCTCTCTGAAAGCATGGAACCCGGCTTCCAAAGA GGTGACATTTTGTTCTTGCATATGAGCAAGGACCCTCTTCGTGCAGGAGAAATCGTCGTCTTTAATGTAGAT GGACGTGATATTCCGATTGTCCACCGAGTAATTAAG GTTCATGAGCGGCAAGATACTGGAGAAGTTTATATCCTCACAAAAG GAGACAATAATCCTAAAGATGACAGGGTATTGTACGCTCAGGGCCAACGTTGGGTGCAACGATACCATGTCATGGGGAGAGCTGTTGG GTTTTTGCCTTACGTTGGTTGGATGACAATTATCATGACTGAAAAACCCATAATCAAG